The sequence ACAGTTTCCAGCTCCTTCCCAAACTAGATTCTCAATATAGTACATCCAACTATGGTTCCGCGACATCGGTTCATACGTGTTGCTTGATGCCACACATGTCGCTCATTTTTTATACGTAAAACATCGACATCAGAAAGTGACTCTATAACATGGTTTGATCGACCAGGACCAATAACTCCACCAATTACATACAGATCATGTCCCATTCCTATCATTCCAAACCCTATCCTACGCGCACAAGAAGGTGCAGAAGCAATATATCTTCTCGACTCTGGATTCTTATGTTGTCGAATAATCATACTATTACTGACTACATAAAGCTCTCCTTTCACAATTGCCATTGGCCCTGGCAGCCAACCATAATCTTCCACTATCCATCCCTGCTCAGAGCCCTCAAATATCTGTACCTTTGACAAGCCCTTATGCAATACATGTAGTTTTCCTTCATATACAAAACCAGAGCATGCAGAATTATGAGTATGTTGTAGTTCAGCTATTGGTTCCCACACGTCTTTGTCAGGATCATATATCTCAGCATTGGAAATAGATTTTCTTAAATTAGTAAATCCACCAGCAACAATAATACGCCTATCAAGTACACAACAAGCAAACATTGCTCGAGCAACTAACATTGGAGCTCGTCTGATCCACTTTCTACACACAGGTTCATATGCCCACACCTCATCAGTTGCAAAAATACCTCCATGATCACCTGTCACTGGATTAACATCATCGCTACCTCCACCCAGAACAAACAGCTTCCCAGCAACAGACACCGCCCCAAAGTTTGTCAAGTGCTTGATTTCGGATGGCAGTGGAGGAATAGTCATCCACATTTCACAGACAGGATCATAAACTTGCCATATATTTTCCGGCTCAAACGCACTCACACAGAGAAACTCTTCTGTGACTCCTATGTCATCACGCACCTTGAAAAGCTCAGGGCTACTTAATGCAGAACGCCAAGCATGGCAAACcagatggagttgtggatgcaatATGAATGGCACACGAGCTAGACACTGAAGAGCCACTGCATCTGGAAGCCCCTCAATCAAACCAGACATACCTACAATTTCTGAGCAGATTTAATCATATAATGCCGATCACAGTTCTGGAACTAGATATTGATTACCAATTGCTTCCTATGACAGCAATGCATCTAGAAAATTGCAGGAACTTCTTGTTTAATAGTGTACATTGACCCATCAACGTGTGCAGGCAATTTCTAATGGCCATAGCAAGAAGGTAACCAATGCAACTGCTTCAGGAAATTGTAAAACTTAACTCTAGATTAAGGTTTCTGACACCTTTTGCTCAGTAAATAATGCAGAGCATATTATCAGCAAATGACCTGTTTCAAGAAAACATGTACAAGATTTAGTTTCCCAAATATTTCATCCTTAACTAGTTGAATATGTCTTTCTTAACTTTAGTCCGTGATGACCAAAAGTataacaaaacatatttttcaTAACTGATTATTTCAATGTGCATCACATACTGCtcattttgacaaaaaaatggCGTAAGGAACAGTAGCATACAAACATCTAAGCATCAATAATGTAATTTATAAGCAATTTTCTATAACGTGTACCTTTTGAAAATCATGATAatcatatgtaatttttttataaaaaaaaaaaaattcaaattttgctaaTTGTCGaatctaattttttaaaaattctttACAAAATACCTGTAACAATACCATGTCTCCCAGAATAAGTGAAAGCACTCAAGATTATCACTCATGCCGATATGCACATCTACAATCATGAGAATATGAGTGGATGGGAGAAGGTTTCAATCATGCATTGGTTTCTTTGTTGTGTTATGTCTTCATTGTTTAAGCACCaaacaaaacaaataaataataaaaatatatatccaaCCATGTATCAAATGAAGTTCCAAAGCAATTCAAGAAGATTTAAAAATGACCCAAAGATGAGCATTACGGGAGCAAGAGAGGACCGAATGATGGTGCAGGAAAAAAGACCATCACAGAGGATGTAAGATTGGTAAAAGCACCTATTAGCACCTAGCAAACCAGTATTCAAGAGTCAAAATGCTACTATCTATAGAATCTATACACATGGCACAGAGATATTCTTAATAATGAAACAGTGACTAGCCTTCAGGGCAGAGAGGCTGCAAGCATGGTGCAGGAACCAAGGCCATCACAGTGAGTGTAAAATTGATATAAGCACCTACTAAAACAATATCAAACCAGTATTTGTATGGATCTCTTATATAATCATTGCACACAAATATCCTTATCATCCTAAAAGGGGACTGAAAAAATGAAACGAAGACTAGATCTTGCATGCACTAAAATATCAGGAAATATTGAAGGAGATGTATCACATAATTGTAGATGCAGGAAAGGATGGCAGCCAAGTGTGTAGAAACAACAATCAATTATGTGTGAAAAAAAGAGATACAATTATTAGTTAGGTGTCCAGGTTAAACAGAAAGTGATCAGAAATTCTATATGTAAGAGTGTAACGAGCCCGGGCAATACAAGGAAGAGTAACCAGCAAACAGGACATGGCATTCAGGATCATTAGATGATGATGTGAACGAGTTGCCACCAGCATAGATACAATTTGTGAAATAAGTTTAATGTGAAATAAGtttaaggaaatatttaaatagaaatttaatttaatttttttgatatgtGTGACTTCCCCCCTATCATATAGCCATTGTACAATGTAAGGTTATGGTGCTTAATCTATCTGGtttatttttgtttgaaaaaatTATTTGTCAACAGTCTTGGTAACGTAAGTGTATTCAAGGAAAAAAGAAATTTTGTGACCTGCCTTGATAAGATTTTTTAAGGTGCT is a genomic window of Cryptomeria japonica chromosome 7, Sugi_1.0, whole genome shotgun sequence containing:
- the LOC131040616 gene encoding F-box/kelch-repeat protein SKIP30, with product MSGLIEGLPDAVALQCLARVPFILHPQLHLVCHAWRSALSSPELFKVRDDIGVTEEFLCVSAFEPENIWQVYDPVCEMWMTIPPLPSEIKHLTNFGAVSVAGKLFVLGGGSDDVNPVTGDHGGIFATDEVWAYEPVCRKWIRRAPMLVARAMFACCVLDRRIIVAGGFTNLRKSISNAEIYDPDKDVWEPIAELQHTHNSACSGFVYEGKLHVLHKGLSKVQIFEGSEQGWIVEDYGWLPGPMAIVKGELYVVSNSMIIRQHKNPESRRYIASAPSCARRIGFGMIGMGHDLYVIGGVIGPGRSNHVIESLSDVDVLRIKNERHVWHQATRMNRCRGTIVGCTILRI